In the Diachasmimorpha longicaudata isolate KC_UGA_2023 chromosome 1, iyDiaLong2, whole genome shotgun sequence genome, one interval contains:
- the LOC135161408 gene encoding mediator of RNA polymerase II transcription subunit 26 isoform X1, whose amino-acid sequence MQQHCTELTQKLLNSIDKEYNVVDMGAVVDVITALEKTTITKEVLEITRLGKHINELRRQTTNDALAKRAKDLVRRWREMVLPPTNSSAQVAGGVAAVHGINGIKPQSPGVRGIHRPRSPLGSKNFKPQSPLLRDGAPFKVLSPALSLASDQSRSPNLPPTKHLPASLSQNHRLNQPNSPKLSTTSHNPSLDAVPRTHSSNKRLRKDEPIDTSSKDDHIHKKQRINGESVNININTNSQVPSPMPINSSVDVITPPDDSSVDIGGGPKKRGRKKGSKSLKNQQQQQDRVKEKLASISRNPKLKTTQELLADLQARGSTVTAAGTCRTVIEPPTTEEILRGDGNDISYSHNNRAKLTNSGKKNGGDGGESIDNEKFDKPPSHDLTVEEILAKLPPLDHDSIRWSDDEEPASPVKRDIHDEDVDRLHNRCVEGLNGNYQLNLVQSEGKDAADDDCDIKRISGIYRHRSSEPGREFREWHEMLARPSYDGQILHILPYVIID is encoded by the exons ATGCAGCAGCATTGCACCGAGCTCACCCAAAAATTGTTGAACTCAATTGATAAGGAGTACAAT GTCGTCGATATGGGCGCCGTCGTGGATGTCATCACAGCCCTGGAAAAGACGACAATCACCAAAGAAGTGCTCGAG ATTACACGACTTGGAAAGCACATTAACGAATTACGACGTCAAACAACAAATGATGCACTGGCTAAGCGGGCTAAGGATCTGGTCCGAAGATGGCGAGAAATGGTCTTACCGCCCACCAATTCCTCGGCACAAGTGGCTGGAGGTGTAGCGGCTGTACATGGAATCAATGGAATAAAGCCACAGAGTCCTGGAGTACGGGGTATACATAGACCACGTAGTCCACTTGggagtaaaaattttaaaccaCAGAGTCCACTTTTACGAGATGGAGCACCATTCAAG GTCCTGAGTCCAGCCCTCTCTCTGGCCAGCGATCAGTCACGTTCACCAAATCTACCGCCAACGAAGCACCTGCCAGCATCTCTCTCCCAAAATCACAGATTAAATCAGCCGAATTCACCAAAACTCTCAACGACATCACACAATCCATCCCTCGACGCAGTACCCCGCACCCACAGCTCCAACAAACGTCTACGAAAAGACGAGCCAATAGACACTTCATCAAAAGACGATCATATTCATAAGAAACAACGGATCAATGGTGAAAGcgtaaatattaatattaatacaaACTCGCAAGTGCCTAGCCCAATGCCAATAAATTCATCAGTGGATGTTATCACTCCTCCTGACGATAGCAGTGTGGATATTGGTGGGGGACCGAAAAAACGTGGACGTAAAAAGGGTAGTAAATCATTGAAGAATCAACAACAACAGCAAGATCGTGTTAAGGAAAAACTTGCCAGTATATCGCGCAATCCAAAGTTGAAAACAACCCAGGAACTGTTGGCTGATTTACAGGCAAGGGGCTCAACAGTCACTGCGGCTGGCACCTGCAGGACAGTGATCGAGCCACCAACGACCGAGGAAATACTTCGTGGTGATggcaatgatatttcctatTCTCACAATAATCGAGCGAAATTGACCAATTCTGGCAAGAAAAATGGCGGTGATGGAGGGGAGTCTATTGATAACGAAAAGTTTGACAAACCCCCGTCTCATGATCTCACCGTCGAAGAAATTCTCGCCAAACTACCACCTCTAGATCACGACTCGATAAGGTGGAGTGATGATGAGGAACCAGCAAGTCCTGTTAAGAGGGATATCCATGATGAAGATGTTGATAGATTGCATAATCGTTGTGTCGAGGGTCTCAATGGCAATTATCAGCTCAATCTAGTGCAGTCAGAGGGCAAGGATGCTGCTGATGATGATTGTGATATTAAGAGGATATCCGGTATTTACAGACATCGGAGTAGCGAACCTGGTAGAGAATTCAGAGAATGGCACGAGATGCTAGCGAGGCCCAGCTATGACGGCCAAATCCTCCACATATTGCCTTACGTtatcattgattaa
- the LOC135161408 gene encoding mediator of RNA polymerase II transcription subunit 26 isoform X2 has translation MGAVVDVITALEKTTITKEVLEITRLGKHINELRRQTTNDALAKRAKDLVRRWREMVLPPTNSSAQVAGGVAAVHGINGIKPQSPGVRGIHRPRSPLGSKNFKPQSPLLRDGAPFKVLSPALSLASDQSRSPNLPPTKHLPASLSQNHRLNQPNSPKLSTTSHNPSLDAVPRTHSSNKRLRKDEPIDTSSKDDHIHKKQRINGESVNININTNSQVPSPMPINSSVDVITPPDDSSVDIGGGPKKRGRKKGSKSLKNQQQQQDRVKEKLASISRNPKLKTTQELLADLQARGSTVTAAGTCRTVIEPPTTEEILRGDGNDISYSHNNRAKLTNSGKKNGGDGGESIDNEKFDKPPSHDLTVEEILAKLPPLDHDSIRWSDDEEPASPVKRDIHDEDVDRLHNRCVEGLNGNYQLNLVQSEGKDAADDDCDIKRISGIYRHRSSEPGREFREWHEMLARPSYDGQILHILPYVIID, from the exons ATGGGCGCCGTCGTGGATGTCATCACAGCCCTGGAAAAGACGACAATCACCAAAGAAGTGCTCGAG ATTACACGACTTGGAAAGCACATTAACGAATTACGACGTCAAACAACAAATGATGCACTGGCTAAGCGGGCTAAGGATCTGGTCCGAAGATGGCGAGAAATGGTCTTACCGCCCACCAATTCCTCGGCACAAGTGGCTGGAGGTGTAGCGGCTGTACATGGAATCAATGGAATAAAGCCACAGAGTCCTGGAGTACGGGGTATACATAGACCACGTAGTCCACTTGggagtaaaaattttaaaccaCAGAGTCCACTTTTACGAGATGGAGCACCATTCAAG GTCCTGAGTCCAGCCCTCTCTCTGGCCAGCGATCAGTCACGTTCACCAAATCTACCGCCAACGAAGCACCTGCCAGCATCTCTCTCCCAAAATCACAGATTAAATCAGCCGAATTCACCAAAACTCTCAACGACATCACACAATCCATCCCTCGACGCAGTACCCCGCACCCACAGCTCCAACAAACGTCTACGAAAAGACGAGCCAATAGACACTTCATCAAAAGACGATCATATTCATAAGAAACAACGGATCAATGGTGAAAGcgtaaatattaatattaatacaaACTCGCAAGTGCCTAGCCCAATGCCAATAAATTCATCAGTGGATGTTATCACTCCTCCTGACGATAGCAGTGTGGATATTGGTGGGGGACCGAAAAAACGTGGACGTAAAAAGGGTAGTAAATCATTGAAGAATCAACAACAACAGCAAGATCGTGTTAAGGAAAAACTTGCCAGTATATCGCGCAATCCAAAGTTGAAAACAACCCAGGAACTGTTGGCTGATTTACAGGCAAGGGGCTCAACAGTCACTGCGGCTGGCACCTGCAGGACAGTGATCGAGCCACCAACGACCGAGGAAATACTTCGTGGTGATggcaatgatatttcctatTCTCACAATAATCGAGCGAAATTGACCAATTCTGGCAAGAAAAATGGCGGTGATGGAGGGGAGTCTATTGATAACGAAAAGTTTGACAAACCCCCGTCTCATGATCTCACCGTCGAAGAAATTCTCGCCAAACTACCACCTCTAGATCACGACTCGATAAGGTGGAGTGATGATGAGGAACCAGCAAGTCCTGTTAAGAGGGATATCCATGATGAAGATGTTGATAGATTGCATAATCGTTGTGTCGAGGGTCTCAATGGCAATTATCAGCTCAATCTAGTGCAGTCAGAGGGCAAGGATGCTGCTGATGATGATTGTGATATTAAGAGGATATCCGGTATTTACAGACATCGGAGTAGCGAACCTGGTAGAGAATTCAGAGAATGGCACGAGATGCTAGCGAGGCCCAGCTATGACGGCCAAATCCTCCACATATTGCCTTACGTtatcattgattaa